One Micromonospora sp. WMMD812 genomic window carries:
- a CDS encoding NADH-quinone oxidoreductase subunit D: MTGMTTDAGDLRELTVGTGAGLVAGTGGQQLGTDMVLNIGPQHPSTHGVLRLKLVLDGERVVSAEPVVGYMHRGAEKLFEVRDYRQIIVLANRHDWLSAFSNELGVVLAVERLMGLEVPERAVWLRMALAELNRVLNHLMFLGSYPLEIGAITPMFYAFRERETLQAAMEEVSGGRIHYMFNRVGGLKEEVPSGWTGRARAAIGEVRRRMPDLDDLIRRNDIFLARTVGVGVLSAADAAAFGASGPVARASGLDLDLRRDDPYLAYGELDVPVVTRAAGDCHARFEVLLDQVYASLDLAEQCLDRVDRLGGPVNTRLPKVVKAPEGHTYAWTENPLGINGYYLVSRGEKTPWRLKLRTASYANVQALATLLPGCLVPDLIAILGSMFFVVGDIDK, translated from the coding sequence ATGACGGGCATGACCACCGACGCCGGGGACCTCCGCGAGCTGACCGTCGGCACCGGAGCCGGCCTGGTGGCGGGCACCGGCGGGCAGCAGCTGGGCACCGACATGGTGCTCAACATCGGCCCGCAGCACCCGTCGACGCACGGCGTGCTGCGGCTGAAGCTCGTCCTCGACGGCGAGCGGGTGGTCTCGGCCGAGCCGGTCGTCGGCTACATGCACCGGGGCGCGGAGAAGCTCTTCGAGGTACGCGACTACCGGCAGATCATCGTGCTGGCCAACCGGCACGACTGGCTGTCGGCGTTCTCGAACGAGCTGGGCGTGGTGCTCGCCGTCGAACGGCTGATGGGTCTGGAGGTGCCGGAGCGGGCCGTCTGGCTGCGGATGGCGCTCGCGGAGCTGAACCGGGTGCTCAACCACCTGATGTTCCTCGGCTCGTACCCGCTGGAGATCGGCGCGATCACCCCGATGTTCTACGCGTTCCGCGAGCGGGAGACCCTCCAGGCGGCGATGGAGGAGGTGTCCGGAGGCCGGATCCACTACATGTTCAACCGGGTGGGCGGGTTGAAGGAGGAGGTGCCGTCCGGCTGGACCGGCCGGGCGCGGGCGGCGATCGGCGAGGTGCGTCGGCGGATGCCCGACCTGGACGACCTGATCCGGCGCAACGACATCTTTCTGGCCCGGACCGTCGGCGTGGGGGTGCTGTCGGCCGCCGACGCCGCCGCGTTCGGCGCGTCCGGCCCGGTCGCCCGGGCCTCCGGGCTCGACCTCGATCTGCGCCGTGACGATCCCTACCTGGCCTACGGGGAGCTGGACGTGCCGGTGGTGACCCGCGCCGCCGGCGACTGCCACGCCCGGTTCGAGGTGCTGCTCGACCAGGTGTACGCATCGCTCGACCTCGCCGAGCAGTGCCTGGACCGGGTCGACCGGCTCGGCGGGCCGGTGAACACCCGGCTGCCGAAGGTGGTCAAGGCGCCCGAGGGGCACACCTACGCCTGGACCGAGAACCCGCTCGGCATCAACGGCTACTACCTGGTCTCCCGGGGCGAGAAGACGCCGTGGCGGTTGAAGTTGCGCACCGCGTCGTATGCGAACGTGCAGGCGCTGGCCACGCTGCTCCCCGGCTGCCTGGTGCCGGACCTGATCGCCATCCTCGGCTCGATGTTCTTCGTGGTCGGCGACATCGACAAGTAG
- a CDS encoding SAM-dependent methyltransferase, translated as MSIRWRDAMDRALYGPGGFFVAGPGPADHFRTSVHASLAFGAALLRVLAQVDAALGHPARLDVVDVGAGRGELLRTIASRAAIEDAAGSADTVPAPAAGRPSPTRSPLAARLRLTAVELAPRPDDLPDTVDWVAEVPAGITGLLLATEWLDNVPLDVAVHTGGGWRYLLVDPATGAETVGDPVSPEDDDWLATWWPVPGAAAGTRAEVGRSRDLAWANAVGRVERGLALAVDYGHLRQDRPVDGTLAGYRGGRQVPPVPDGTCDVTAHVALDSVASAGERVARCAYSLRSQREALRALGADGGRPPLALAATDPAGYVRALAAASAVGELTDPAGLGGHWWLRQPVGVEWDAVVAR; from the coding sequence ATGTCGATCCGCTGGCGGGACGCGATGGACCGGGCGCTCTACGGCCCGGGCGGCTTCTTCGTCGCCGGCCCCGGGCCGGCCGACCACTTCCGCACCAGCGTGCACGCGTCCCTGGCGTTCGGTGCCGCCCTGCTCCGCGTCCTCGCCCAGGTCGACGCCGCGCTCGGCCACCCGGCCCGGCTCGACGTGGTCGACGTCGGGGCGGGTCGTGGGGAGCTGCTGCGCACGATCGCGTCTCGTGCCGCGATCGAGGACGCCGCGGGGTCCGCCGACACGGTTCCCGCTCCGGCCGCCGGCCGCCCGTCACCCACCAGGTCGCCGCTCGCGGCGCGGCTGCGGCTCACCGCGGTCGAGCTGGCTCCCCGGCCCGATGACCTGCCCGACACCGTCGACTGGGTGGCCGAGGTTCCCGCCGGGATCACCGGCCTGCTCCTGGCCACCGAATGGCTGGACAACGTGCCGCTCGACGTCGCCGTGCATACCGGGGGCGGCTGGCGCTACCTGCTGGTGGACCCGGCGACGGGCGCCGAGACGGTGGGTGATCCGGTCAGCCCGGAGGACGACGACTGGCTCGCGACCTGGTGGCCCGTGCCCGGGGCGGCGGCCGGGACGCGGGCCGAGGTCGGGCGGAGTCGGGATCTGGCCTGGGCGAACGCGGTCGGGCGGGTGGAGCGGGGGCTGGCGTTGGCCGTCGACTACGGACACCTGCGGCAGGATCGACCGGTCGACGGGACGCTGGCCGGGTACCGGGGCGGGCGGCAGGTGCCACCGGTGCCCGACGGGACCTGCGACGTCACCGCGCACGTCGCCCTGGACTCGGTCGCCTCCGCCGGTGAGCGGGTGGCACGGTGTGCGTACTCCCTGAGGTCGCAGCGGGAGGCGCTGCGGGCGCTCGGGGCGGACGGCGGCCGACCGCCGCTGGCCCTGGCCGCCACCGACCCGGCCGGGTACGTCCGGGCGCTCGCCGCCGCGTCGGCGGTGGGCGAGCTGACCGACCCGGCCGGCCTCGGCGGGCACTGGTGGCTGCGGCAACCGGTCGGCGTCGAGTGGGACGCGGTCGTGGCACGATGA
- a CDS encoding Rossmann-like and DUF2520 domain-containing protein: MSAPLRPRPAAPRRAAVTVGRARSGAPAPAFPRTLTVGVVGAGRVGAVLGAALAAAGHRVTAVTGASTASRARTALLLPSVPRRSTTAVARSATDLLLIAVPDDALAGVVAALADSGALRPGQLVAHTSGAHGLDVLAPAAAAGAHPLALHPAMTFTGTPDDLDRLAGISYGVTAPPELRPLAARLVADLGGVPEWIGEADRPLYHAALAHGANHLVTLVNEAADRLRDAGVTQPEKVLAPLLRAALENALRLGDDALTGPVSRGDAGTVERHLARLAATAPESVAPYLALARRTADRAIAAGRLRPSDAASLLGVLADSQREVAA, translated from the coding sequence ATGAGCGCACCGCTGCGCCCGCGTCCGGCCGCCCCTCGGCGGGCCGCCGTGACCGTGGGCCGCGCCCGTTCGGGCGCCCCGGCTCCCGCCTTTCCCCGTACCCTCACCGTCGGTGTCGTCGGCGCCGGCCGGGTGGGCGCCGTGCTGGGCGCCGCGCTCGCCGCCGCCGGTCACCGGGTGACGGCCGTCACCGGCGCGTCGACCGCGAGTCGCGCCCGCACCGCGCTGCTGCTGCCCTCCGTCCCGCGGCGCTCCACCACCGCGGTGGCCCGGTCCGCCACCGACCTGCTGCTGATCGCCGTGCCGGACGACGCGCTGGCCGGCGTGGTCGCCGCCCTGGCGGACAGCGGTGCCCTGCGCCCCGGCCAGTTGGTCGCACACACCTCCGGCGCGCACGGCCTCGACGTGCTCGCCCCGGCCGCCGCGGCCGGGGCCCACCCGCTGGCCCTGCACCCGGCGATGACCTTCACCGGTACGCCCGACGACCTCGACCGGCTCGCCGGCATCTCGTACGGGGTGACCGCACCGCCGGAGCTGCGCCCGCTGGCCGCCCGGCTGGTCGCCGACCTCGGCGGCGTGCCGGAGTGGATCGGCGAGGCGGACCGGCCGCTCTACCACGCGGCGCTGGCACACGGCGCCAACCACCTGGTGACCCTGGTCAACGAGGCGGCCGACCGGCTGCGCGACGCCGGGGTGACCCAGCCGGAGAAGGTGCTCGCCCCGCTGCTGCGGGCCGCGCTGGAGAACGCGCTGCGGCTCGGCGACGACGCGCTGACCGGCCCGGTCTCCCGGGGTGACGCCGGCACCGTCGAGCGGCACCTGGCCCGGCTCGCCGCGACCGCACCCGAGTCGGTCGCCCCGTACCTGGCGCTGGCCCGGCGTACCGCGGACCGGGCGATCGCCGCCGGCCGCCTGCGCCCGTCGGACGCCGCGTCGCTGCTCGGCGTCCTCGCCGACAGCCAGCGGGAGGTTGCGGCGTGA
- the panC gene encoding pantoate--beta-alanine ligase — protein sequence MELVTTREELAKARAALTGTVGVVMTMGALHDGHETLLRAAREQADHVLVTIFVNPLQFGPNEDFDRYPRTLADDLEVCRRAGADVVFAPGREEMYPGGEPRVRVNPGPLGEELEGHSRPGFFHGVLTVVLKLFQLTRPDVAFFGEKDYQQLTLVRRMARDLDVPVRVVGVPTVREPDGLARSSRNRYLSASERAAALSLSAALRAGAEAAEQGRDAGAVLAAAHAAFGAGAPGAELDYLVLTDPELEPGPVSGPARLLVAAWVGRTRLIDNAPILLTPRT from the coding sequence ATGGAGCTGGTGACGACACGCGAGGAGCTGGCCAAGGCGCGGGCCGCGCTGACCGGCACGGTCGGCGTGGTGATGACCATGGGGGCCCTGCACGACGGGCACGAGACGCTGCTGCGGGCGGCCCGGGAACAGGCCGACCACGTGCTGGTGACGATCTTCGTGAACCCGCTGCAGTTCGGGCCGAACGAGGACTTCGACCGCTATCCGCGTACCCTCGCCGACGACCTCGAGGTGTGCCGGCGGGCCGGCGCCGACGTGGTCTTCGCGCCGGGCCGGGAGGAGATGTACCCGGGGGGCGAGCCACGGGTCCGCGTCAACCCGGGTCCGCTGGGCGAGGAGTTGGAGGGGCACAGCCGCCCCGGCTTCTTCCACGGCGTGCTCACCGTGGTGCTGAAGCTGTTCCAGCTCACCCGCCCGGATGTCGCCTTCTTCGGTGAGAAGGACTACCAGCAGCTGACGCTGGTCCGGCGGATGGCGCGCGACCTCGACGTGCCGGTCCGGGTGGTCGGCGTGCCGACCGTGCGGGAGCCCGACGGGCTGGCCCGGTCCAGCCGCAACCGCTACCTCTCCGCCTCCGAGCGGGCGGCGGCGCTGAGCCTGTCGGCGGCCCTGCGCGCCGGGGCCGAGGCCGCCGAGCAGGGGCGGGACGCCGGCGCGGTGCTGGCCGCCGCGCACGCCGCGTTCGGCGCCGGTGCGCCCGGTGCGGAGCTGGACTACCTGGTCCTCACCGACCCGGAACTGGAGCCGGGACCGGTCAGCGGGCCGGCTCGGCTGCTCGTCGCGGCCTGGGTCGGCAGAACCCGGCTGATCGACAACGCGCCGATCCTGCTCACCCCCCGAACCTGA
- the panD gene encoding aspartate 1-decarboxylase, producing the protein MLRTMLKSKIHRATVTQADLHYVGSVTVDQDLLDAADLLAGEQVAIVDITNGARLETYVIPGERGSGVIGINGAAAHLVHPGDLVILISYGQMDDAEARTHQPRVVHVDADNRIVDLTADPATAAPGTAGNPVPNPLAAV; encoded by the coding sequence ATGCTGCGAACGATGCTCAAGTCGAAGATCCACCGGGCCACGGTGACGCAGGCCGACTTGCACTACGTCGGCTCGGTCACGGTGGACCAGGATCTGCTCGACGCCGCCGACCTGCTCGCCGGCGAGCAGGTTGCGATTGTGGACATCACCAACGGGGCGCGGCTGGAGACGTACGTGATCCCGGGTGAGCGGGGCAGCGGCGTGATCGGCATCAACGGCGCCGCCGCGCACCTCGTGCACCCCGGTGACCTGGTCATCCTGATCTCGTACGGGCAGATGGACGACGCCGAGGCGCGGACCCACCAACCCCGGGTGGTGCACGTCGACGCGGACAACCGGATCGTCGATCTGACCGCCGACCCGGCGACGGCGGCCCCCGGCACCGCCGGCAACCCCGTCCCCAACCCCCTCGCCGCGGTCTGA
- a CDS encoding septum formation family protein yields MRRSLTILLAVATTVVLLTACAATGDGDGDLADDWPALPVAAAFTPAAGVCQAGDFTDVVTLSAYQPVDCRQPHRVETVHVGAFPVEWPAPPAGGSAQLRGAFADCDARAVGYLGDDWRAARLRLSVALPSGPGWAAGSRWYRCDVSEVTTVEAAATVVTRTGSLRDVLKGASSLRLGCQQTRSGAGGGVQTLLPVECATRHDAEFVGVWRAPDGPYPTRDADWVPLYDGCRAVLGRYVGVPVDTDLHYRSGVVVRPPAAGRWRVGDRGVRCYLWLSDRAVSASLKGAGPAGLPVRTR; encoded by the coding sequence ATGCGCCGTTCGTTGACCATCCTGCTCGCGGTCGCCACCACCGTGGTCCTGCTGACCGCGTGCGCCGCGACGGGTGACGGCGACGGCGACCTGGCCGACGATTGGCCGGCGCTGCCGGTCGCGGCGGCGTTCACCCCGGCCGCCGGAGTGTGCCAGGCGGGCGACTTCACCGACGTGGTGACGCTCTCGGCCTACCAGCCGGTCGACTGCCGCCAGCCGCACCGGGTGGAGACCGTGCACGTGGGGGCGTTCCCGGTGGAGTGGCCTGCCCCGCCGGCCGGTGGCTCCGCCCAACTGCGGGGCGCGTTCGCCGACTGCGACGCCCGGGCCGTCGGCTACCTGGGCGACGACTGGCGGGCCGCCCGCCTGCGGCTCTCGGTCGCGCTTCCGTCCGGCCCCGGATGGGCGGCCGGCTCACGCTGGTACCGCTGCGACGTCTCCGAGGTGACCACCGTCGAGGCGGCGGCGACCGTGGTCACCCGCACCGGCAGCCTGCGCGACGTGCTGAAGGGCGCGTCCTCGCTGCGGCTGGGCTGCCAGCAGACCCGCTCCGGCGCGGGTGGCGGCGTGCAGACACTGCTGCCGGTCGAGTGCGCCACCCGGCACGACGCCGAGTTCGTCGGGGTGTGGCGGGCACCGGACGGCCCATACCCGACCCGGGACGCCGACTGGGTCCCGCTCTACGACGGGTGCCGCGCGGTGCTGGGCCGGTACGTCGGTGTACCCGTCGACACCGACCTCCACTACCGCAGCGGCGTGGTGGTCCGCCCGCCCGCCGCCGGCCGCTGGCGGGTCGGTGACCGGGGTGTGCGCTGCTACCTCTGGCTCAGCGACCGGGCGGTGAGCGCCTCGCTGAAGGGCGCCGGCCCGGCCGGCCTGCCGGTCCGCACCCGGTGA
- a CDS encoding L-aspartate oxidase yields MDLPTVDLPALPALPSLLAAPAPGWVETTDVIVVGSGVAGLTAALHLREAGLHVTVVTKVNIDDGSTRWAQGGIAAVLDPTDTPAAHAFDTEVAGVGLSDPAAVRVLVEEGPTRLRELMRIGAEFDRNPDGSLMLTREGGHRADRIVHAGGDATGAEVQRALHAAVRRDPWIRLVEHALVLDLLRAPGDGPGGLGPACGITLHVLGEGSEDGVGALLARAVVLATGGMGQIFAATTNPAVSTGDGVALAMRAGAAVTDVEFVQFHPTALIVPEAAGVPGVGRAQQPLVSEALRGEGAYLVDADGKRFMVGQHELAELAPRDVVAKGIHRVLLATGADHVHLDARHLGGDFLARRFPTIVASCLAIGVDPATDLIPVAPAAHYASGGVRTDLHGRTSIPGLYACGEVACTGVHGANRLASNSLLEGLVFSRRIAEDIAAGLPEQARPAETGAWVGGAGWVVPAEVTPALQRAMTRGAGVLRSAETLAATAGALTDLGTGRGRPRTADWEATNLLTVASALVAAAYVRQETRGCHWREDFPTADDRWLGHLVEAVGAQGRLTQQWEEKP; encoded by the coding sequence ATGGACCTACCGACCGTCGACCTGCCGGCTCTGCCGGCCCTACCGAGCCTGCTGGCCGCGCCCGCGCCCGGTTGGGTGGAGACCACCGACGTGATCGTGGTCGGCTCCGGCGTGGCCGGCCTGACGGCGGCGCTGCACCTGCGCGAGGCGGGCCTGCACGTCACCGTCGTCACCAAGGTCAACATCGATGACGGCTCGACCCGCTGGGCGCAGGGCGGCATCGCCGCGGTGCTCGACCCGACGGACACGCCGGCGGCGCACGCCTTCGACACCGAGGTCGCCGGCGTCGGGCTGAGCGACCCGGCGGCGGTCCGCGTGCTGGTGGAGGAGGGGCCGACGCGGCTGCGCGAGCTGATGCGGATCGGCGCCGAGTTCGACCGGAACCCGGACGGCTCGCTGATGCTCACCCGGGAGGGCGGGCACCGGGCGGACCGCATCGTGCACGCCGGCGGCGACGCCACCGGCGCCGAGGTGCAGCGCGCGCTGCACGCCGCGGTCCGCCGCGACCCCTGGATCCGGCTGGTCGAGCACGCCCTGGTGCTGGACCTGCTGCGCGCGCCCGGCGACGGTCCGGGCGGGCTCGGCCCGGCCTGCGGGATCACCCTGCACGTGCTCGGTGAGGGCAGTGAGGACGGTGTCGGCGCCCTGCTGGCCCGGGCCGTGGTGCTGGCGACCGGCGGGATGGGTCAGATCTTCGCGGCCACCACCAACCCGGCCGTCTCGACCGGCGACGGGGTGGCGCTGGCGATGCGGGCCGGCGCGGCGGTGACCGACGTGGAGTTCGTCCAGTTCCACCCGACCGCGCTGATCGTGCCAGAGGCCGCCGGGGTGCCCGGCGTCGGCCGCGCCCAGCAGCCGCTGGTCTCGGAGGCGCTGCGCGGCGAGGGCGCCTACCTGGTGGACGCCGACGGCAAGCGGTTCATGGTCGGCCAGCACGAGCTGGCCGAGCTGGCCCCGCGGGACGTGGTGGCCAAGGGCATCCACCGGGTGCTGCTCGCCACCGGCGCGGACCACGTCCACCTCGACGCCCGGCACCTGGGTGGGGACTTCCTGGCCCGGCGCTTCCCGACCATCGTGGCGTCCTGCCTGGCCATCGGGGTCGACCCGGCCACCGACCTGATCCCGGTGGCGCCCGCCGCGCACTACGCCTCCGGTGGCGTCCGTACGGACCTGCACGGCCGCACCTCCATCCCGGGGCTGTACGCCTGCGGCGAGGTCGCCTGCACCGGCGTGCACGGCGCGAACCGGCTGGCCAGCAACTCGCTGCTGGAAGGGCTGGTCTTCTCGCGCCGGATCGCCGAGGACATCGCCGCCGGCCTGCCCGAGCAGGCCCGGCCGGCGGAGACCGGAGCGTGGGTCGGCGGCGCGGGCTGGGTGGTCCCGGCCGAGGTGACGCCGGCGCTGCAACGCGCGATGACCCGGGGCGCCGGGGTGCTCCGCTCGGCGGAGACGCTCGCCGCGACGGCCGGCGCGCTGACCGACCTCGGCACCGGGCGTGGCCGGCCGCGTACGGCGGATTGGGAGGCGACGAACCTGCTCACCGTCGCGTCGGCGCTGGTCGCCGCCGCGTACGTCCGGCAGGAGACCCGCGGGTGCCACTGGCGGGAGGATTTCCCGACGGCCGACGACCGGTGGCTGGGTCACCTGGTCGAGGCGGTCGGGGCGCAGGGCCGGTTGACGCAGCAGTGGGAGGAGAAGCCATGA
- the nadC gene encoding carboxylating nicotinate-nucleotide diphosphorylase: MRDSTEQALRAGGLDPAEVRRVIVNALTEDLGPDFLDVTSVATIPAEQADTADLVARADGVVAGLAVAAAVFELVGEVTGTDRTVAVSLVATDGARVARGDVLATVTGPTRLLLTAERTALNLLCRMSGVATHTRAWADALAGTKAMVLDTRKTTPGLRALEKYAVRAGGGTNKRLGLYDVAMIKDNHKLAAGGITPAYRRVRQAFPEVPVQVEVTTVAEAVEAVDAGADFLLCDNMTPEELVEVVAAVGDRAELEATGGLTLAVAARYAATGVDFLSVGALTHSSPILDIAMDLRTE, translated from the coding sequence ATGAGGGACTCGACGGAGCAGGCGCTGCGGGCCGGTGGCCTGGACCCGGCCGAGGTGCGTCGGGTGATCGTGAACGCGCTCACCGAGGACCTAGGCCCGGACTTCCTCGACGTCACCAGCGTCGCCACCATCCCGGCCGAGCAGGCCGACACCGCCGACCTGGTGGCCCGCGCCGACGGTGTGGTGGCCGGGCTGGCCGTGGCCGCCGCGGTCTTCGAGCTGGTCGGTGAGGTGACCGGCACCGACCGCACGGTCGCGGTGTCGCTGGTGGCCACCGACGGCGCGCGGGTGGCCCGCGGCGACGTGCTCGCGACGGTGACCGGGCCGACCCGGCTGCTCCTCACCGCCGAGCGGACCGCACTCAACCTGCTCTGCCGGATGTCCGGGGTGGCCACCCACACCCGGGCCTGGGCGGACGCGCTGGCGGGTACGAAGGCGATGGTCCTGGACACCCGGAAGACCACGCCCGGCCTGCGCGCCCTGGAGAAGTACGCGGTGCGGGCCGGCGGCGGCACCAACAAGCGGCTGGGCCTCTACGACGTGGCCATGATCAAGGACAACCACAAGCTCGCCGCGGGCGGCATCACCCCGGCCTACCGCCGGGTCCGGCAGGCGTTCCCCGAGGTGCCGGTGCAGGTCGAGGTGACCACCGTGGCCGAGGCGGTGGAGGCGGTGGACGCCGGCGCGGACTTCCTGCTCTGCGACAACATGACCCCGGAGGAGCTGGTCGAGGTGGTGGCGGCCGTCGGCGACCGGGCCGAGCTGGAGGCCACCGGCGGGCTCACCCTGGCGGTGGCCGCCCGGTACGCCGCGACCGGCGTCGACTTCCTGTCGGTGGGCGCGCTGACCCACTCGTCGCCGATCCTCGACATCGCGATGGACCTGCGTACCGAATGA
- a CDS encoding type III pantothenate kinase, whose translation MLLCIDIGNTNTVLATFDGDKLVHSWRIKTDARSTADELGLMFRGLLAGDAVEITGVAACSTVPAALRSLRTMLARYYGELPSVIVEPGVRTGVQLAIDNPKEVGADRVVNTLAAYTLYGGPCIVVDFGTTTNFDVISGRGEFLGGAFAPGIEISFDALAARAAQLRKVEATRPRSVIGKNTVECLQSGLYFGFAGQVDRIVERMSEELGEVKAVIATGGLASLVINECRTITHHEPMITLIGLRMVYERNV comes from the coding sequence GTGCTGCTCTGCATCGACATCGGAAACACCAACACCGTGCTGGCGACCTTCGACGGCGACAAGCTGGTGCACTCCTGGCGGATCAAGACCGATGCCCGGTCGACCGCGGACGAGCTGGGGCTGATGTTCCGCGGCCTGCTCGCCGGGGACGCGGTCGAGATCACCGGGGTGGCCGCCTGTTCCACGGTGCCGGCGGCGCTGCGCTCGCTGCGCACCATGCTGGCCCGCTACTACGGCGAGCTGCCCAGCGTCATCGTCGAGCCGGGGGTACGCACCGGTGTGCAGCTGGCCATCGACAACCCGAAGGAGGTCGGGGCCGACCGGGTGGTGAACACGCTGGCCGCGTACACCCTCTACGGCGGGCCGTGCATCGTGGTCGACTTCGGCACCACCACCAACTTCGACGTGATCAGCGGTCGGGGCGAGTTCCTCGGCGGCGCCTTCGCCCCGGGCATCGAGATCTCCTTCGACGCGCTCGCCGCCCGCGCGGCCCAGCTGCGCAAGGTCGAGGCGACCCGGCCCCGCTCGGTGATCGGCAAGAACACCGTCGAGTGCCTCCAGTCCGGCCTGTACTTCGGCTTCGCCGGCCAGGTGGACCGGATCGTCGAGCGGATGAGCGAGGAGCTGGGCGAGGTGAAGGCGGTGATCGCCACCGGAGGGCTCGCCTCGCTGGTGATCAACGAGTGCCGGACGATCACCCACCACGAGCCGATGATCACGCTGATCGGCCTGCGGATGGTCTACGAGCGCAACGTCTGA
- a CDS encoding class I SAM-dependent methyltransferase yields the protein MVDHTQALSFGVAAAEYDRFRPRYPEAAVRWALDGVADAGGRARVVDLGAGTGILTRAVLALGHEVVPVEPDAGMRTQLGAATPGTTPLAGSAEAVPLPDGSVDAVLVGQAYHWFDKEPAHAEIARVLRPGGTFAPVWNTRDERVGWVAELGRIAHLGDNSGNVVEKYADFGPAFGPVEVGEFAHRTTLAPDEVVGMIRTRSYYLTASPDDQRRVDRELRDLLGTHPDLAGRETVELPYRTIVLRARRR from the coding sequence ATGGTCGATCACACTCAGGCTCTCTCGTTCGGCGTCGCCGCAGCCGAATACGACCGGTTTCGCCCGCGTTACCCGGAAGCGGCCGTGCGCTGGGCCCTGGACGGTGTGGCCGACGCCGGCGGGCGCGCCCGGGTCGTCGACCTCGGCGCGGGCACCGGGATCCTGACCCGCGCGGTGCTGGCCCTCGGCCACGAGGTGGTGCCCGTGGAGCCGGACGCCGGCATGCGGACGCAGCTCGGCGCCGCCACCCCGGGTACGACGCCGCTGGCCGGCAGCGCCGAGGCCGTGCCGCTGCCCGACGGCTCGGTGGACGCGGTGCTGGTCGGCCAGGCGTACCACTGGTTCGACAAGGAGCCGGCGCACGCCGAGATCGCCCGGGTGCTCCGCCCCGGCGGCACGTTCGCCCCGGTCTGGAACACCCGTGACGAACGAGTCGGCTGGGTGGCGGAGCTGGGCCGGATCGCGCACCTGGGCGACAACTCCGGAAACGTGGTCGAGAAGTACGCCGACTTCGGCCCGGCGTTCGGGCCGGTCGAGGTGGGCGAGTTCGCGCACCGCACCACCCTCGCCCCGGACGAGGTGGTCGGAATGATCCGGACCCGCTCCTACTACCTGACCGCGTCGCCCGACGATCAGCGGAGGGTCGACCGCGAGCTGCGCGACCTGCTGGGCACTCACCCCGACCTGGCCGGCCGGGAGACGGTCGAGCTGCCGTACCGGACGATCGTGCTGCGCGCCCGGCGGCGCTGA